The following proteins are encoded in a genomic region of Candidatus Eisenbacteria bacterium:
- a CDS encoding DMT family transporter, translating to MVRAGHPALYPAILAHLFISPFTYIVAKYAVGAMPVPAVALLRFYIAAVALSLLWLGTGGRPGQFSARDWRGLAWLGLLAVPLNQGMFLWGMQRSSPAHAALFFATTPLLVLLAGVLRGEDRFTWLRLGGLLAALAGVLLVLLDRGLALDRRHLAGDLLMLVAVVAWALYSVESQARMREHPPITVTAVSLVLGALMTLPAAPWVFGDFRPAAYPAAAWGAVLFLGLVTSVLSYYLWVWCLSRTEASRVAVFSNFQPVLTTVLAWLLFHERFAPHFFVGGALVLAGVGMVQWSGGRAAAPGSGMAEP from the coding sequence ATGGTGCGCGCCGGTCACCCCGCGCTCTATCCCGCAATCCTGGCGCACCTGTTCATCTCCCCGTTCACCTACATCGTGGCCAAGTACGCGGTGGGCGCGATGCCCGTCCCGGCGGTGGCGCTGCTGCGCTTCTACATCGCCGCGGTGGCGCTGTCGCTGCTGTGGCTGGGCACCGGCGGACGCCCCGGGCAGTTCAGCGCCCGAGACTGGCGGGGACTGGCCTGGCTGGGGCTGCTGGCGGTGCCGCTGAACCAGGGCATGTTCCTGTGGGGGATGCAGCGCAGCTCGCCGGCGCACGCCGCGCTGTTCTTCGCCACCACGCCGCTGCTGGTGCTGCTGGCCGGCGTGCTGCGTGGCGAGGATCGGTTCACGTGGCTGCGCCTGGGCGGGCTGCTGGCGGCGCTGGCAGGCGTGCTGCTGGTGCTGCTGGATCGCGGCCTGGCGCTCGACCGGCGCCACCTGGCGGGCGACCTGCTGATGCTGGTGGCGGTGGTGGCGTGGGCGCTGTACAGCGTGGAGAGCCAGGCGCGGATGCGCGAGCACCCGCCCATCACGGTGACCGCGGTGTCGCTGGTGCTGGGCGCGCTCATGACCCTGCCCGCCGCCCCGTGGGTATTCGGGGACTTCCGGCCCGCGGCCTACCCCGCGGCCGCCTGGGGCGCGGTGCTGTTCCTGGGCCTGGTCACCTCGGTGCTCTCGTACTACCTGTGGGTGTGGTGCCTCTCGCGCACCGAGGCCAGCCGCGTGGCGGTGTTCTCCAACTTCCAGCCGGTGCTGACCACGGTGCTGGCGTGGCTGCTGTTCCACGAGCGGTTCGCACCGCATTTCTTCGTGGGCGGGGCGCTGGTGCTGGCGGGGGTGGGGATGGTGCAGTGGTCGGGGGGGCGCGCGGCGGCCCCGGGCAGCGGGATGGCGGAGCCCTAG
- a CDS encoding MOSC domain-containing protein, with product MEPRREVTAVPGRGLEGDRYHAGVGTYSRKMEPAREVTLVETEALDALEREYGYRLAPGASRRNIETRGVPLNHLVGREFRVGAARLRGIRLCEPCSHLAALTDARAHKGLVHRGGLRAQVLEGGAIRVGDALEVVG from the coding sequence ATGGAACCCCGCCGGGAGGTCACCGCCGTGCCGGGCAGGGGGCTGGAGGGCGACCGCTACCACGCCGGAGTCGGCACGTACTCCCGGAAGATGGAGCCGGCTCGCGAGGTGACGCTCGTGGAGACGGAGGCCCTGGACGCGCTGGAGCGGGAGTACGGCTACCGGCTCGCCCCGGGCGCCAGTCGTCGCAACATCGAGACCCGCGGCGTGCCGCTCAATCACCTGGTTGGCCGGGAGTTCCGGGTCGGCGCCGCGCGCCTGCGCGGGATCCGGCTGTGCGAACCGTGCTCGCACCTGGCCGCTCTGACGGATGCGCGCGCCCACAAGGGGCTGGTGCATCGCGGGGGATTGCGCGCCCAGGTGCTCGAGGGGGGCGCCATCCGCGTCGGGGACGCGCTGGAGGTGGTGGGCTGA
- a CDS encoding CDGSH iron-sulfur domain-containing protein, whose translation MAATRITVNPNGSLRVEGDFEIVDPQGSVFGLAGRTRVSLCRCGQSSDKPFCDGTHKTCGFASVVVARELPAPGAPK comes from the coding sequence ATGGCAGCAACCCGCATCACCGTGAATCCCAACGGATCCCTTCGAGTGGAAGGGGACTTCGAGATCGTGGACCCGCAGGGCAGTGTCTTCGGCCTGGCGGGACGCACCCGCGTGAGTCTGTGCCGCTGCGGCCAGTCGTCGGACAAGCCGTTCTGCGACGGGACGCACAAGACGTGCGGCTTCGCCTCGGTGGTGGTGGCGCGGGAGCTGCCCGCGCCGGGGGCGCCAAAGTGA
- a CDS encoding chemotaxis protein CheX produces the protein MERPQLAVVSEDALQALTGAVWRSLAGLETRPAAADADVEGALTAMVHFTGEWEGVLILDVTPGLARQAMARMTGASQDELPEEELYDMVAEVSNILSASLLPRLPRPCETSHPRVERLLDDRRRTAAGEPVAQVRMACEGHALRVTLLKRR, from the coding sequence ATGGAACGCCCCCAACTTGCAGTGGTTTCAGAGGACGCCCTCCAGGCCCTGACCGGAGCGGTGTGGAGGTCGCTCGCCGGCCTCGAGACCCGCCCGGCTGCCGCCGACGCGGACGTCGAGGGGGCCCTGACGGCCATGGTGCACTTTACCGGCGAGTGGGAGGGGGTCCTGATCCTGGACGTGACCCCCGGCCTGGCGCGCCAGGCGATGGCCCGGATGACCGGAGCCTCGCAGGACGAACTTCCCGAGGAAGAGCTGTACGACATGGTCGCGGAAGTCTCCAACATCCTGAGCGCCTCGCTGCTGCCCCGCCTGCCGCGCCCCTGCGAGACCTCGCACCCGAGGGTGGAGCGGCTGCTGGACGACCGTCGCCGCACCGCGGCGGGCGAGCCGGTCGCGCAGGTGCGCATGGCGTGCGAGGGGCACGCTCTTCGAGTCACCCTGCTGAAACGCCGCTGA
- the rocD gene encoding ornithine--oxo-acid transaminase: MTPADAPLGATDTPTRTSQHNALIDRYSARNYAPLPVVVSKGSGCWVEDVDGHKYLDMLSAYSALNFGHSHPEIVEAFVAQSRVLTLTSRAFQNDQFGPFCQEVTELCGQDLVLPMNSGAEAVETALKTARKWGEKVKGVAKDRGEILCCEGNFHGRTISIISFSDDPQFREGFGPFTPGFKLVPYGDAEALERAITPQTVAFLVEPIQGEGGIVVPPAGYLKRAREICAKHRVLFIADEIQTGLGRTGRLFACDHEGVKPDVLILGKALGGGMMPVSAVLASKEILGVFQPGDHGSTFGGNPLACAVARVALRVLVRDKLAERSAEVGGSFLAKLQALKLPKVRAARGKGLLIGIELVPGAGPAKGYCKKLKDEGVLCKDTVESVMRIAPPLVIEEKDLDWALERIVRVLA, from the coding sequence ATGACTCCCGCGGACGCCCCGCTCGGCGCCACCGACACCCCGACCCGCACCAGCCAGCACAACGCGCTGATTGACCGCTACAGCGCCCGGAACTACGCGCCGCTGCCCGTGGTCGTCTCGAAGGGAAGCGGCTGCTGGGTGGAGGACGTGGACGGCCACAAGTACCTGGACATGCTGAGCGCCTATTCGGCCCTGAACTTCGGCCACTCGCACCCCGAGATCGTGGAGGCCTTCGTGGCCCAGTCCCGGGTGCTCACGCTCACCTCCCGCGCGTTCCAGAACGACCAGTTCGGGCCCTTCTGCCAGGAGGTCACCGAGCTGTGCGGCCAGGACCTGGTGCTGCCGATGAACAGCGGCGCCGAGGCCGTGGAGACGGCCCTGAAGACCGCGCGCAAGTGGGGCGAGAAGGTGAAGGGCGTGGCGAAGGACCGCGGCGAGATCCTGTGCTGCGAGGGCAACTTCCACGGTCGCACCATCAGCATCATCAGCTTCTCGGACGACCCGCAGTTCCGGGAGGGCTTCGGCCCCTTCACCCCGGGCTTCAAGCTGGTGCCCTACGGCGACGCCGAGGCGCTGGAGCGCGCCATCACACCCCAGACCGTGGCATTCCTGGTGGAGCCCATCCAGGGTGAGGGCGGAATCGTGGTGCCGCCGGCCGGCTACCTCAAGCGGGCCCGCGAGATCTGCGCGAAGCACCGGGTGCTGTTCATCGCCGACGAGATCCAGACCGGGCTGGGCCGCACCGGCCGCCTGTTCGCCTGCGACCACGAGGGCGTGAAGCCGGACGTCCTGATCCTGGGCAAGGCGCTGGGTGGCGGCATGATGCCGGTCTCGGCGGTGCTGGCGTCGAAGGAGATCCTGGGCGTGTTCCAGCCCGGGGACCACGGCAGCACCTTCGGCGGCAACCCGCTGGCCTGCGCGGTGGCCCGGGTGGCGCTGCGTGTGCTGGTGCGTGACAAGCTGGCCGAGCGCTCCGCGGAAGTCGGCGGCAGCTTCCTGGCGAAGCTCCAGGCGCTCAAGCTGCCCAAGGTGCGCGCGGCGCGCGGCAAGGGCCTGCTGATCGGCATCGAGCTGGTGCCCGGGGCCGGTCCGGCCAAGGGCTACTGCAAGAAGCTCAAGGACGAAGGCGTGCTGTGCAAGGACACCGTGGAGAGCGTGATGCGCATCGCGCCGCCGCTGGTGATCGAGGAGAAGGACCTGGACTGGGCGCTGGAGCGCATCGTGCGCGTGCTGGCCTGA
- the argF gene encoding ornithine carbamoyltransferase: MGVDVKGRSYLSVRDFSAAETLEVLRLAAQLKAERARGKPHLRLAGRTLGMIFQKPSLRTRVSFEAGMTQLGGHAIYLGPADIKLGERETVEDIALTLSRMCDLIMARVFGHDIVAGLAKHSTVPVINALSDREHPCQILADLQTIQERKGRIEGLKAVFVGDGNNVAQSFLYGGALLGMHTTVACPEGYDPLPEIVKDAAAMGAGTGASIAVSHDLKSACRGADVIYTDVWASMGQEAEASKRQHDFTGWQVNTELLRAADPGCVLLHCLPAHYGEEIEYAASRTPNSAIFDEAENRMHAQKALMVMLAGA, translated from the coding sequence ATGGGGGTGGATGTGAAAGGCCGCAGTTATCTTTCAGTCAGGGACTTCTCCGCCGCGGAGACCCTCGAGGTCCTGCGCCTGGCCGCGCAGCTCAAGGCGGAGCGTGCGCGGGGCAAGCCGCACCTCCGGCTGGCGGGCCGGACGCTGGGGATGATCTTCCAGAAGCCCTCGCTGCGCACCCGGGTGTCCTTCGAGGCGGGAATGACGCAACTCGGAGGGCACGCGATCTACCTGGGCCCCGCCGACATCAAGCTGGGGGAACGCGAGACGGTCGAGGACATCGCCCTCACCCTCTCCCGGATGTGCGACCTGATCATGGCCCGGGTGTTCGGCCACGACATCGTGGCCGGCCTGGCGAAGCACTCCACGGTGCCGGTGATCAATGCCCTCTCCGACCGAGAGCACCCCTGCCAGATCCTCGCCGACCTGCAGACCATCCAGGAGCGCAAGGGCCGCATCGAGGGCCTGAAGGCGGTGTTCGTGGGCGACGGCAACAACGTGGCCCAGTCGTTCCTCTACGGCGGGGCGCTGCTGGGGATGCACACCACGGTGGCCTGCCCGGAGGGCTACGACCCGCTGCCCGAGATCGTGAAGGACGCGGCCGCCATGGGCGCCGGCACCGGCGCCTCGATCGCTGTTTCCCACGACCTGAAGTCGGCCTGCCGCGGCGCCGATGTCATCTACACCGACGTGTGGGCCAGCATGGGCCAGGAGGCCGAGGCCTCGAAGCGCCAGCACGACTTCACCGGCTGGCAGGTGAACACGGAGCTGCTGCGCGCCGCCGATCCCGGCTGCGTGCTGCTGCACTGCCTGCCCGCGCACTACGGCGAGGAGATCGAGTACGCCGCCTCCCGCACTCCCAACTCCGCGATCTTCGACGAGGCCGAGAACCGAATGCACGCGCAAAAGGCGCTGATGGTGATGCTGGCCGGGGCATGA
- a CDS encoding GTPase — translation MNNGRKRVLILGAAGMDYHVFNTHFRGDESSEVVGFTMAAEQNLGTVGSMRTYPPVLAGPLYPKGIPTHLENDLSDLIPKLGVDEVVFAYSDTSYGYLMSLAAKALAAGASYRIVAPRFVQLPATKPVFAVCAVRTGCGKSQTSRRVYEILKNRGLRVVAIREPMPYGDLAQQVWQRFASYEDLDRAKVTIEEREEYEPYIENGMVIYAGCDYAEILKHAEAEADVIVWDGGNNEIAFYQTDCLIVLTDPLRPGHETSYHPGEVNLRMADVVVINKEDSARAEDIASVRAAVKRANPRAVIVDADSPLTVDDPAAVKGKRVLVIEDGPTVTHGGMGYGAGYVAAKRHGAASLVDPRPFCRGALKLEMERNPQLVDVLPAMGYSAEQLKELEDAINAADCDLVLSGTPIDLARIIHPNKPIVRVRYRLQEKGRPNLEEILGAVLARKGVASAQAGGRK, via the coding sequence ATGAACAACGGGCGCAAGCGGGTCCTGATCCTGGGGGCCGCGGGAATGGACTACCACGTCTTCAACACTCACTTCCGCGGGGACGAGTCCTCCGAAGTGGTGGGCTTCACCATGGCGGCGGAGCAGAACCTGGGCACCGTCGGCTCCATGCGCACCTACCCGCCCGTCCTCGCGGGGCCGCTGTATCCGAAGGGCATTCCCACCCACCTGGAGAACGATCTTTCCGACCTGATCCCGAAGCTGGGGGTGGACGAGGTGGTGTTCGCCTACTCCGACACCTCGTACGGCTACCTGATGAGCCTGGCGGCCAAGGCCCTGGCCGCAGGCGCCAGCTACCGCATCGTGGCGCCGCGCTTCGTGCAGCTGCCCGCCACCAAGCCGGTGTTCGCGGTGTGCGCGGTGCGCACCGGGTGCGGCAAGTCGCAGACCTCGCGCCGCGTCTACGAGATCCTCAAGAACCGCGGCCTGCGCGTGGTGGCCATCCGCGAGCCGATGCCCTACGGCGACCTGGCCCAGCAGGTGTGGCAGCGCTTCGCCAGCTACGAGGACCTGGACCGGGCGAAGGTCACCATCGAGGAGCGCGAGGAGTACGAGCCCTACATCGAAAACGGCATGGTGATCTACGCGGGCTGCGACTACGCGGAGATCCTCAAGCACGCCGAGGCCGAGGCCGACGTGATCGTCTGGGACGGCGGCAACAACGAGATCGCCTTCTACCAGACCGACTGCCTGATCGTGCTCACCGACCCGCTGCGCCCCGGCCACGAGACCTCCTACCACCCCGGCGAGGTGAACCTCCGGATGGCCGACGTGGTGGTGATCAACAAGGAGGACTCGGCCCGCGCGGAGGACATCGCTTCCGTGCGCGCGGCGGTGAAGCGGGCGAATCCCCGGGCCGTCATCGTGGACGCCGATTCGCCGCTCACGGTGGACGACCCCGCGGCGGTCAAGGGCAAGCGCGTCCTGGTCATCGAGGACGGTCCCACCGTCACGCACGGCGGCATGGGCTACGGCGCGGGCTACGTGGCTGCCAAGCGGCACGGCGCCGCATCCCTGGTGGACCCGCGGCCCTTCTGCCGCGGCGCGCTGAAGCTCGAGATGGAACGCAATCCCCAGCTGGTGGACGTGCTCCCGGCCATGGGCTACAGCGCCGAGCAGCTCAAGGAGCTGGAGGACGCGATCAACGCGGCCGACTGCGACCTGGTGCTGAGCGGCACGCCCATTGACCTGGCGCGCATCATTCACCCCAACAAGCCCATCGTTCGGGTCCGCTACCGGCTGCAGGAGAAGGGCCGGCCCAACCTGGAGGAGATTCTCGGTGCCGTGCTGGCCCGGAAGGGAGTGGCGTCTGCCCAGGCCGGCGGGAGGAAGTAG
- a CDS encoding nitronate monooxygenase, with amino-acid sequence MKLPILIQGGMGIGVSGWRLANAVACTGQLGVVSGSAIDHVFSRRLQQGDPGGHLQAALAHFPVPGIVERILAKYFCPGGRPPGTPYRAPVMYRAEPQTEVFELSVVANFCEVFLAKRGHAGLVGINLLEKLQLPNPAALYGAMLAGVDFVLMGAGIPREIPGVLDRLTRQLPVSLKLYVEGAQAGDDFRLHFDPVKVMQSVLPALNRPRFLAIVASTTLALSLGKRTGGVDGFVIEGPTAGGHNAPPRGAPVLNQRGEPQYGPRDVVDLDVVGGIGLPFWLAGSYAHRDRVIEARAAGAQGVQVGTVFALCEESGLDPAIKHKLALQVLAGTTDVVTSATASPTGYPFKVASLGGTMSEPSTYQGRERVCDIGLLRTPYRREDGKLGFRCPAEPVATFVKRGGKLEDTQGRCCLCNGLLAGIGLGQYREGGRREPAIVTIGDDVRAMGRFYRDGKLSYTAREVVADLLGEAALLPNLAVASQDAEPAEPVAET; translated from the coding sequence ATGAAGCTACCGATCCTGATCCAGGGCGGCATGGGTATAGGCGTATCCGGCTGGCGGCTGGCAAACGCAGTGGCTTGCACGGGCCAGTTGGGCGTGGTTTCGGGCAGCGCGATCGACCACGTTTTCTCCCGGCGTCTCCAGCAGGGAGACCCCGGGGGACACCTCCAGGCTGCCCTGGCGCACTTCCCCGTGCCCGGCATCGTAGAACGCATCCTGGCCAAGTATTTCTGCCCCGGTGGCCGTCCTCCCGGAACCCCGTACCGAGCCCCCGTGATGTACCGCGCCGAGCCCCAGACCGAGGTCTTCGAGCTGAGCGTGGTGGCCAACTTCTGCGAGGTGTTCCTCGCCAAGCGGGGCCACGCGGGCCTGGTGGGCATCAATCTGCTCGAGAAGCTCCAGCTCCCGAACCCGGCGGCCCTCTACGGGGCCATGCTGGCGGGCGTGGATTTCGTCCTGATGGGCGCTGGCATTCCCCGCGAGATCCCGGGCGTGCTGGACCGGCTGACCCGGCAACTGCCGGTCTCCCTGAAGCTGTACGTGGAAGGGGCCCAGGCCGGCGACGACTTCCGGCTGCACTTCGATCCGGTGAAGGTGATGCAGTCGGTGCTGCCCGCGCTCAACCGCCCGCGCTTCCTGGCCATCGTGGCTTCGACCACCCTGGCGCTCTCCCTGGGCAAGCGTACGGGCGGGGTGGACGGCTTCGTGATCGAAGGCCCCACCGCGGGCGGGCACAATGCGCCGCCGCGAGGCGCCCCGGTGCTGAACCAGCGCGGGGAGCCCCAGTACGGCCCGCGCGACGTGGTGGATCTCGACGTGGTGGGCGGCATCGGTCTCCCGTTCTGGCTCGCCGGCTCCTACGCCCACCGGGACCGGGTGATCGAGGCCCGGGCTGCCGGCGCGCAGGGGGTGCAGGTGGGCACCGTGTTCGCGCTGTGCGAGGAGTCCGGTCTGGACCCGGCGATCAAGCACAAGCTGGCCCTCCAGGTGCTCGCGGGGACCACCGACGTGGTCACCAGCGCCACCGCCTCGCCCACGGGCTATCCCTTCAAGGTGGCTTCCCTGGGCGGGACCATGTCCGAGCCCTCCACCTACCAGGGCCGCGAGCGGGTCTGCGACATCGGCCTGCTGCGCACGCCGTATCGCAGGGAGGACGGCAAGCTGGGCTTCCGCTGCCCGGCCGAGCCGGTGGCGACCTTCGTCAAGCGCGGTGGCAAGCTGGAGGACACCCAGGGCCGCTGCTGCCTGTGCAACGGCCTGCTGGCCGGAATCGGACTGGGTCAATACCGCGAGGGTGGCCGGCGCGAGCCCGCCATCGTGACCATCGGGGATGACGTGCGGGCCATGGGCCGCTTCTACCGGGACGGGAAGTTGAGCTATACCGCCCGCGAGGTCGTGGCGGACCTGCTGGGGGAGGCGGCGCTGCTGCCGAATCTCGCAGTGGCGTCGCAGGACGCGGAGCCCGCGGAGCCCGTGGCCGAGACGTGA
- a CDS encoding aminotransferase class V-fold PLP-dependent enzyme: protein MRPTPDTWPLEPDPEALRRMIDACADYVVDHVATLPEQHAGDTDGAAALAATFREPVPETGRALEEILARLKPAVLKSFNTAGPGYLAFIPGGGLPTVALADFIGLVANRYVGMVAPSPALARIEATAIEWLAAIMGYGPGSGGILTSGGSLSNLSAVVAARAAKLPEDFLHGTLYISGEAHNSVQKAARTAGFPERCIRRVPTDARLRMRADELEKLVVADRAAGLRPFLVVANVGSTNTGAIDPLPSILEVASRHDLWVHADAAYGGFFRIAPGGEALMPGIERCDSITLDPHKGLFFPYGTGCLLVRERESLRRPYRVAGAYLQDITGGDEPNFSDISPELSREFRGLRVWLPLQLHGLEPFRRQLGEKLELTRWAYGQLKDDPHFEMLDEPQMSVVAFSVRAPGRDQAALGAEILRRVNARGRVYLSSTSIAGRYVLRICVLSFRTHIERVRDAVESLKEEARGLLDS, encoded by the coding sequence ATGAGGCCAACCCCGGACACCTGGCCGCTCGAGCCCGACCCCGAAGCCCTCCGTCGCATGATCGATGCGTGCGCGGACTATGTCGTGGACCACGTCGCCACGCTCCCGGAGCAGCACGCCGGCGACACCGACGGCGCCGCCGCGCTGGCAGCCACGTTCCGCGAGCCGGTGCCCGAGACGGGCCGGGCGCTGGAGGAGATCCTGGCCCGGCTGAAGCCGGCGGTGCTGAAGTCGTTCAACACCGCCGGTCCGGGTTACCTGGCCTTCATTCCCGGCGGCGGCCTGCCCACGGTGGCGCTGGCGGACTTCATCGGCCTGGTGGCGAACCGCTACGTCGGCATGGTGGCGCCTTCGCCGGCCCTCGCCCGCATCGAGGCCACCGCCATCGAGTGGCTGGCGGCGATAATGGGCTACGGCCCCGGCTCCGGGGGCATCCTCACCTCCGGAGGCTCGCTGTCGAACCTGAGCGCGGTGGTGGCGGCGCGCGCGGCGAAGCTGCCCGAGGACTTCCTGCACGGAACGCTCTACATCTCCGGGGAGGCGCACAATTCGGTCCAGAAGGCGGCCCGGACGGCGGGCTTCCCGGAGCGCTGCATCCGCCGGGTGCCCACCGACGCCCGCCTGCGGATGCGGGCCGATGAGCTGGAGAAGCTGGTGGTCGCGGACCGGGCGGCGGGGCTGAGACCCTTCCTGGTGGTGGCCAACGTGGGCAGCACCAACACCGGCGCGATCGACCCGTTGCCCTCCATCCTCGAGGTGGCCTCGCGCCACGACCTGTGGGTGCACGCGGACGCCGCCTACGGCGGCTTCTTCCGGATCGCCCCCGGCGGCGAGGCGCTCATGCCGGGCATCGAGCGCTGCGATTCCATCACCCTGGACCCGCACAAGGGACTGTTCTTTCCCTACGGCACCGGCTGCCTGCTGGTGCGCGAGCGGGAGTCGCTGCGGCGGCCGTACCGGGTGGCGGGGGCCTACCTGCAGGACATCACCGGCGGGGATGAACCGAACTTCAGCGATATCTCGCCGGAGCTGTCGCGGGAATTCCGGGGGCTCAGGGTGTGGCTGCCGCTGCAGCTCCACGGCCTGGAGCCGTTCCGCCGCCAGCTGGGGGAGAAGCTGGAGCTCACCCGCTGGGCCTACGGGCAGCTCAAGGACGACCCCCACTTCGAGATGCTGGACGAGCCCCAGATGTCGGTGGTGGCCTTCAGCGTTCGCGCTCCGGGGCGGGACCAGGCCGCGCTGGGGGCGGAGATCCTGCGCCGGGTGAACGCGCGCGGCCGGGTGTACCTCTCCAGCACCAGCATTGCGGGACGGTACGTCCTCCGGATCTGCGTGTTGAGTTTCAGGACCCATATAGAGCGGGTGCGGGATGCCGTGGAGAGCCTCAAGGAAGAAGCCCGGGGCCTGCTGGACAGCTGA
- a CDS encoding PLP-dependent aminotransferase family protein, with protein MLDLKTPWGGRFAQRTEGMTSSVIRELLKLTEKPDIISFAGGLPAPDVFPLQEIQDATQRVLAERGAIALQYAATEGYLPLRELLVRHMDRYGIQVKPENVLITSGSQQALDLIGKLMLNPGDRVLTEQPTYLGAVQAFSAYQARYVTVPIDEHGIRIEPLEDAIRVGPKFLYLLPNFQNPAGVTMSLERRRRVVELANHYGTPIVEDDPYGQLRYEGEHVHSLVNVDAEYHHCAKGEGAFTGNVIYLSTLSKTLAPGLRIAWIVAPEEVIRRLVQIKQGADLHTSTLCQHIAYEVAKGGFLDRHVKRIRDVYGSRRKVMLEALRENFPAQVRWTQPDGGLFLWLTLPGHFDTMELLREALQEGVAFVPGAPFYPNGGGGDTMRLNFSFCPPDTIREGARRLATVVNRHLK; from the coding sequence ATGCTGGACCTGAAGACGCCGTGGGGCGGCCGGTTCGCCCAGAGGACCGAAGGGATGACCAGCTCGGTCATCCGGGAACTGCTCAAGCTCACCGAGAAGCCCGACATCATCTCCTTCGCCGGCGGCCTGCCGGCGCCCGACGTGTTCCCGCTGCAGGAAATTCAGGACGCCACCCAGCGCGTGCTCGCCGAGCGCGGGGCGATCGCGTTGCAGTACGCCGCCACCGAGGGCTACCTGCCGCTGCGCGAACTGCTGGTGCGCCACATGGACCGCTACGGCATCCAGGTGAAGCCGGAGAACGTGCTGATCACCTCCGGCTCCCAGCAGGCGCTGGACCTCATCGGCAAGCTGATGCTCAACCCGGGTGACCGGGTGCTCACCGAGCAGCCCACCTACCTGGGCGCGGTGCAGGCGTTCAGCGCCTACCAGGCCCGCTACGTGACGGTGCCCATCGACGAGCACGGCATCCGGATCGAGCCGCTCGAGGACGCGATTCGGGTCGGCCCCAAGTTCCTGTACCTGCTGCCCAACTTCCAGAATCCCGCCGGCGTGACCATGAGCCTGGAGCGCCGCCGCCGCGTGGTGGAGCTGGCGAACCACTACGGCACCCCCATCGTGGAGGACGACCCGTACGGTCAGCTGCGCTACGAGGGCGAGCACGTGCACTCGCTGGTGAACGTGGACGCCGAGTACCACCACTGCGCCAAGGGCGAGGGCGCCTTCACCGGGAACGTGATCTACCTCAGCACGCTGTCGAAGACGCTGGCGCCCGGGCTGCGGATCGCCTGGATCGTGGCCCCCGAGGAGGTGATCCGGCGCCTGGTGCAGATCAAGCAGGGCGCCGACCTGCACACCAGCACGCTGTGCCAGCACATCGCGTACGAGGTGGCGAAGGGGGGCTTCCTGGACCGCCACGTGAAGCGGATCCGCGACGTGTACGGCTCCCGCCGCAAGGTGATGCTGGAGGCGCTGCGCGAGAACTTCCCGGCGCAGGTGCGCTGGACGCAGCCCGACGGCGGGCTGTTCCTGTGGCTCACGCTGCCGGGGCACTTCGACACCATGGAACTGTTGCGCGAGGCGCTGCAGGAGGGTGTGGCGTTCGTGCCGGGGGCGCCGTTCTATCCCAACGGCGGCGGCGGCGACACCATGCGGCTCAACTTCTCGTTCTGTCCGCCGGACACCATCCGCGAGGGCGCCCGGCGGCTGGCGACGGTGGTGAACCGGCACTTGAAATAG